In one window of Ptiloglossa arizonensis isolate GNS036 chromosome 5, iyPtiAriz1_principal, whole genome shotgun sequence DNA:
- the LOC143147205 gene encoding uncharacterized protein LOC143147205 isoform X2, with protein MEGASAGRGGFRGRGGPGGPMRGRGGFGDRGRGGPPRGGGMMRGRGSGPGGGMRGGPPGMRGRGPPGRGGRGGHFPPGGPPEPGMSSGPGGSGPPPPGMGGPPRGGSRGGSSGFRGRGRGDFGRGDSRGGSSNFRGRGGMDRGSRGGSRGGSRGGPGGRGGFGDRGSRGGSGRGGPSKRGGGPPGSSGPSKRPRFDQPSSQPANGYATQPPSQGYGGGTSNAYGGGQQQPQQQQAVGYGGGYGSQNYTQSSYQGYESYQQPPDYGQTAGYPPSAASDNRYGGAPAVPAAGAFSTGDPYSYGKAPPSANYQQEAVAAVAGCGGAGYAPANPYDDRSSNTTSMTNRGGYSTQPYDYSSQDGVYGKQDYG; from the exons ATGGAAGGTGCTTCAGCCGGCAGAGGTGGATTTCGTGGCCGTGGTGGCCCAGGAGGTCCAATGAGAGGACGTGGTGGTTTTGGAGATAGAGGAAG GGGTGGACCTCCAAGAGGAGGAGGCATGATGCGAGGTCGTGGCAGTGGACCTGGAGGTGGTATGAGAGGTGGACCGCCTGGAATGAGAGGCAGAGGTCCCCCTGGTAGAGGTGGTCGCGGTGGTCATTTTCCTCCAGG AGGTCCACCAGAACCAGGAATGTCCAGTGGACCTGGTGGTAGTGGACCACCTCCTCCAGGAATGGGTGGTCCACCACGTGGTGGTAGTAGAGGAGGAAGCAGTGGTTTTCGTGGTAGAGGAAGGGGTGATTTTGGCAGGGGAGACAGTCGTGGAGGTAGTAGCAATTTCCGGGGACGAGGAGGAATGGATAGAGGCAGTCGAGGAGGCTCCAG AGGTGGGTCAAGAGGTGGTCCAGGAGGTAGAGGAGGTTTTGGAGATCGCGGAAGCAGAGGAGGTAGTGGACGTGGCGGGCCATCGAAACGAGGAGGTGGACCACCCGGCTCCAGTGGACCCTCTAAAAGACCAAGATTTGATCAACCGTCTTCGCAGCCTGCAAACGGCTACGCAACTCAACCGCCCAG TCAAGGCTATGGAGGTGGTACTAGCAATGCCTATGGTGGAGGACAACAGCAGCCACAACAGCAACAAGCAGTGGGATACGGCGGAGGTTATGGATCACAGAATTATACTCAGTCGTCGTATCAAGGCTATGAAAGTTACCAACAACCACCGGATTACGGTCAAACAGCG GGTTATCCACCATCGGCAGCATCTGATAACAGGTACGGCGGAGCGCCTGCTGTTCCAGCCGCAGGAGCTTTCAGTACCGGCGATCCCTATAGTTATGGCAAAGCACCGCCATCAG CCAATTACCAGCAGGAGGCAGTGGCAGCAGTAGCAGGGTGTGGGGGTGCAGGTTATGCCCCTGCTAATCCCTACGATGACCGATCTTCTAATACCACTTCTATGACCAACAGGGGTGGTTACTCGACGCAACCTTATG ATTACTCGAGTCAAGACGGTGTGTACGGAAAACAGGATTATG GTTGA
- the LOC143147205 gene encoding uncharacterized protein LOC143147205 isoform X4 — MEGASAGRGGFRGRGGPGGPMRGRGGFGDRGRGGPPRGGGMMRGRGSGPGGGMRGGPPGMRGRGPPGRGGRGGHFPPGGPPEPGMSSGPGGSGPPPPGMGGPPRGGSRGGSSGFRGRGRGDFGRGDSRGGSSNFRGRGGMDRGSRGGSRGGSRGGPGGRGGFGDRGSRGGSGRGGPSKRGGGPPGSSGPSKRPRFDQPSSQPANGYATQPPSQGYGGGTSNAYGGGQQQPQQQQAVGYGGGYGSQNYTQSSYQGYESYQQPPDYGQTAGYPPSAASDNRYGGAPAVPAAGAFSTGDPYSYGKAPPSDYSSQDGVYGKQDYG, encoded by the exons ATGGAAGGTGCTTCAGCCGGCAGAGGTGGATTTCGTGGCCGTGGTGGCCCAGGAGGTCCAATGAGAGGACGTGGTGGTTTTGGAGATAGAGGAAG GGGTGGACCTCCAAGAGGAGGAGGCATGATGCGAGGTCGTGGCAGTGGACCTGGAGGTGGTATGAGAGGTGGACCGCCTGGAATGAGAGGCAGAGGTCCCCCTGGTAGAGGTGGTCGCGGTGGTCATTTTCCTCCAGG AGGTCCACCAGAACCAGGAATGTCCAGTGGACCTGGTGGTAGTGGACCACCTCCTCCAGGAATGGGTGGTCCACCACGTGGTGGTAGTAGAGGAGGAAGCAGTGGTTTTCGTGGTAGAGGAAGGGGTGATTTTGGCAGGGGAGACAGTCGTGGAGGTAGTAGCAATTTCCGGGGACGAGGAGGAATGGATAGAGGCAGTCGAGGAGGCTCCAG AGGTGGGTCAAGAGGTGGTCCAGGAGGTAGAGGAGGTTTTGGAGATCGCGGAAGCAGAGGAGGTAGTGGACGTGGCGGGCCATCGAAACGAGGAGGTGGACCACCCGGCTCCAGTGGACCCTCTAAAAGACCAAGATTTGATCAACCGTCTTCGCAGCCTGCAAACGGCTACGCAACTCAACCGCCCAG TCAAGGCTATGGAGGTGGTACTAGCAATGCCTATGGTGGAGGACAACAGCAGCCACAACAGCAACAAGCAGTGGGATACGGCGGAGGTTATGGATCACAGAATTATACTCAGTCGTCGTATCAAGGCTATGAAAGTTACCAACAACCACCGGATTACGGTCAAACAGCG GGTTATCCACCATCGGCAGCATCTGATAACAGGTACGGCGGAGCGCCTGCTGTTCCAGCCGCAGGAGCTTTCAGTACCGGCGATCCCTATAGTTATGGCAAAGCACCGCCATCAG ATTACTCGAGTCAAGACGGTGTGTACGGAAAACAGGATTATG GTTGA
- the LOC143147205 gene encoding uncharacterized protein LOC143147205 isoform X1, with the protein MEGASAGRGGFRGRGGPGGPMRGRGGFGDRGRGGPPRGGGMMRGRGSGPGGGMRGGPPGMRGRGPPGRGGRGGHFPPGGPPEPGMSSGPGGSGPPPPGMGGPPRGGSRGGSSGFRGRGRGDFGRGDSRGGSSNFRGRGGMDRGSRGGSRGGSRGGPGGRGGFGDRGSRGGSGRGGPSKRGGGPPGSSGPSKRPRFDQPSSQPANGYATQPPSQGYGGGTSNAYGGGQQQPQQQQAVGYGGGYGSQNYTQSSYQGYESYQQPPDYGQTAGYPPSAASDNRYGGAPAVPAAGAFSTGDPYSYGKAPPSANYQQEAVAAVAGCGGAGYAPANPYDDRSSNTTSMTNRGGYSTQPYDYSSQDGVYGKQDYGGSAGYQNAQSQRRY; encoded by the exons ATGGAAGGTGCTTCAGCCGGCAGAGGTGGATTTCGTGGCCGTGGTGGCCCAGGAGGTCCAATGAGAGGACGTGGTGGTTTTGGAGATAGAGGAAG GGGTGGACCTCCAAGAGGAGGAGGCATGATGCGAGGTCGTGGCAGTGGACCTGGAGGTGGTATGAGAGGTGGACCGCCTGGAATGAGAGGCAGAGGTCCCCCTGGTAGAGGTGGTCGCGGTGGTCATTTTCCTCCAGG AGGTCCACCAGAACCAGGAATGTCCAGTGGACCTGGTGGTAGTGGACCACCTCCTCCAGGAATGGGTGGTCCACCACGTGGTGGTAGTAGAGGAGGAAGCAGTGGTTTTCGTGGTAGAGGAAGGGGTGATTTTGGCAGGGGAGACAGTCGTGGAGGTAGTAGCAATTTCCGGGGACGAGGAGGAATGGATAGAGGCAGTCGAGGAGGCTCCAG AGGTGGGTCAAGAGGTGGTCCAGGAGGTAGAGGAGGTTTTGGAGATCGCGGAAGCAGAGGAGGTAGTGGACGTGGCGGGCCATCGAAACGAGGAGGTGGACCACCCGGCTCCAGTGGACCCTCTAAAAGACCAAGATTTGATCAACCGTCTTCGCAGCCTGCAAACGGCTACGCAACTCAACCGCCCAG TCAAGGCTATGGAGGTGGTACTAGCAATGCCTATGGTGGAGGACAACAGCAGCCACAACAGCAACAAGCAGTGGGATACGGCGGAGGTTATGGATCACAGAATTATACTCAGTCGTCGTATCAAGGCTATGAAAGTTACCAACAACCACCGGATTACGGTCAAACAGCG GGTTATCCACCATCGGCAGCATCTGATAACAGGTACGGCGGAGCGCCTGCTGTTCCAGCCGCAGGAGCTTTCAGTACCGGCGATCCCTATAGTTATGGCAAAGCACCGCCATCAG CCAATTACCAGCAGGAGGCAGTGGCAGCAGTAGCAGGGTGTGGGGGTGCAGGTTATGCCCCTGCTAATCCCTACGATGACCGATCTTCTAATACCACTTCTATGACCAACAGGGGTGGTTACTCGACGCAACCTTATG ATTACTCGAGTCAAGACGGTGTGTACGGAAAACAGGATTATG GTGGCAGTGCTGGTTACCAAAACGCCCAGTCTCAGCGAcgttattaa
- the LOC143147205 gene encoding uncharacterized protein LOC143147205 isoform X3, producing MEGASAGRGGFRGRGGPGGPMRGRGGFGDRGRGGPPRGGGMMRGRGSGPGGGMRGGPPGMRGRGPPGRGGRGGHFPPGGPPEPGMSSGPGGSGPPPPGMGGPPRGGSRGGSSGFRGRGRGDFGRGDSRGGSSNFRGRGGMDRGSRGGSRGGSRGGPGGRGGFGDRGSRGGSGRGGPSKRGGGPPGSSGPSKRPRFDQPSSQPANGYATQPPSQGYGGGTSNAYGGGQQQPQQQQAVGYGGGYGSQNYTQSSYQGYESYQQPPDYGQTAGYPPSAASDNRYGGAPAVPAAGAFSTGDPYSYGKAPPSDYSSQDGVYGKQDYGGSAGYQNAQSQRRY from the exons ATGGAAGGTGCTTCAGCCGGCAGAGGTGGATTTCGTGGCCGTGGTGGCCCAGGAGGTCCAATGAGAGGACGTGGTGGTTTTGGAGATAGAGGAAG GGGTGGACCTCCAAGAGGAGGAGGCATGATGCGAGGTCGTGGCAGTGGACCTGGAGGTGGTATGAGAGGTGGACCGCCTGGAATGAGAGGCAGAGGTCCCCCTGGTAGAGGTGGTCGCGGTGGTCATTTTCCTCCAGG AGGTCCACCAGAACCAGGAATGTCCAGTGGACCTGGTGGTAGTGGACCACCTCCTCCAGGAATGGGTGGTCCACCACGTGGTGGTAGTAGAGGAGGAAGCAGTGGTTTTCGTGGTAGAGGAAGGGGTGATTTTGGCAGGGGAGACAGTCGTGGAGGTAGTAGCAATTTCCGGGGACGAGGAGGAATGGATAGAGGCAGTCGAGGAGGCTCCAG AGGTGGGTCAAGAGGTGGTCCAGGAGGTAGAGGAGGTTTTGGAGATCGCGGAAGCAGAGGAGGTAGTGGACGTGGCGGGCCATCGAAACGAGGAGGTGGACCACCCGGCTCCAGTGGACCCTCTAAAAGACCAAGATTTGATCAACCGTCTTCGCAGCCTGCAAACGGCTACGCAACTCAACCGCCCAG TCAAGGCTATGGAGGTGGTACTAGCAATGCCTATGGTGGAGGACAACAGCAGCCACAACAGCAACAAGCAGTGGGATACGGCGGAGGTTATGGATCACAGAATTATACTCAGTCGTCGTATCAAGGCTATGAAAGTTACCAACAACCACCGGATTACGGTCAAACAGCG GGTTATCCACCATCGGCAGCATCTGATAACAGGTACGGCGGAGCGCCTGCTGTTCCAGCCGCAGGAGCTTTCAGTACCGGCGATCCCTATAGTTATGGCAAAGCACCGCCATCAG ATTACTCGAGTCAAGACGGTGTGTACGGAAAACAGGATTATG GTGGCAGTGCTGGTTACCAAAACGCCCAGTCTCAGCGAcgttattaa
- the Polo gene encoding serine/threonine-protein kinase polo — MSKDEKEWIIPDLIFNVNSGKSYIKGRFFGKGGFAKCYEIRESTTHRVFAGKIVPKSQITKSNHREKMTQEISIHQTLKHKHVVGFYGFFDDPQNVYIILELCRKRSMMELHKRRKALTECETRYYMKQILEGVNYLHQNKIIHRDLKLGNLFLSDDLQVKIGDFGLATRLEHEGERKKTVCGTPNYIAPEILTKSGHSYEVDIWSIGCIMYTLLVGKPPFETPTLRETYDRIKQVQYKFPTHINTVAMNMISNTLRGNPSERPSIGKLIKDAFFTCGYMPVSLPLSCLTMAPRLDMLEMHNQRKPLTEMNTNVGGEGQDFVFRVPNSPARKTKPADGVNEVQKMNLDIKMMLHTLREQLAAVLKSKLSRETTLSEDEMTDPAAQPVIWISKWVDYSDKYGFGYQLSDDGVGVMYNDGTRIIMLANCFNIHYINREGNELYYTVSEYPPELEKKMKLMNFFLKYMKEHLMKAGSSFAVKPCDAMSRIPYMHQWFRTQNAVVMQLTNGTVQVNFLDHTKIIMCPLMAAVTYIDAEKNFKTYRFQTIQESGCCTVLAKNLAYAYEKMVLMLSNPQSR; from the exons ATGTCGAAAGATGAGAAAGAATGGATCATTCCAGACCTGATATTCAACGTAAACTCGGGGAAAAGTTATATCAAGGGACGATTTTTTGGAAAG GGTGGGTTTGCAAAATGTTACGAAATCCGAGAATCAACAACACATCGTGTATTTGCTGGAAAAATTGTGCCAAAGTCGCAAATTACTAAAAGCAATCATAGAGAAAAGATGACTCAAGAAATCTCCATTCACCAAACTTTGAAACATAAACATGTTGTTGgattttatggtttctttgaTGATCCACAGAACGTGTATATAATTTTAGAATTATGTCGCAAAAGG TCAATGATGGAATTACATAAACGCAGGAAAGCTTTGACAGAATGtgaaactagatattatatgaAGCAAATTCTAGAGGGTGTGAATTACTTGcatcaaaataaaataattcacagAGATCTAAAATTAGGTAATTTGTTTTTAAGCGATGATCTACAAGTTAAAATTGGTGATTTTGGATTGGCCACTAGATTGGAACACGAAGGCGAACGAAAAAA AACAGTCTGTGGTACTCCTAATTATATAGCACCAGAAATTTTAACCAAGTCTGGTCATTCTTATGAAGTTGACATATGGAGTATTGGATGCATTATGTATACTTTACTTGTGGGCAAACCTCCATTTGAAACACCTACTTTACGGGAAACTTATGATAGAATTAAACAAGTTCAGTACAAATTTCCCACGCACATCAATACAGTTGCTATGAACATGATATCTAATACATTACGGGGAAATCCATCCGAACGTCCTTCTATAGGCAAATTAATAAAAGACGCATTCTTTACTTGTG GTTACATGCCAGTAAGTCTACCACTTTCGTGTTTAACAATGGCACCTCGGCTAGATATGTTGGAGATGCACAATCAACGTAAACCATTGACTGAAATGAATACTAATGTGGGAGGAGAGGGACAGGACTTTGTATTCAGAGTACCTAATAGTCCAGCACGTAAGACAAAGCCTGCAGATGGAGTGAATGAAGTTCAGAAAATGAATCTTGATATTAAAATGATGCTTCATACGTTAAGAGAGCAGCTGGCTGCAGTATTAAAATCTAAATTAAGTAGAGAAACAACATTGTCAGAAG ATGAAATGACAGATCCTGCTGCGCAGCCTGTAATATGGATAAGTAAATGGGTTGACTATTCAGATAAATATGGTTTTGGATATCAACTTTCTGATGACGGAGTGGGAGTGATGTACAACGATGGCACCCGAATAATAATGCTAGCTAACTGTTTTAATATTCATTATATAAATCGTGAAGGAAATGAATTATATTACACCGTCAGTGAATATCCACCTGAATTGGAAAAGAAGATGAAGCtaatgaatttctttttaaaatatatgaAGGAACATTTAATGAAAGCTGGAAGTTCGTTTGCTGTAAAACCATGTGATGCTATGTCTAGAATACCTTACATGCATCAGTGGTTCAGAACACAGAATGCTGTAGTTATGCAATTGACTAATGGAACAGTGCAA GTCAACTTTCTGGATCACACAAAAATTATTATGTGTCCGCTAATGGCGGCTGTTACATACATAGACgcggaaaaaaatttcaaaacataCAGATTTCAAACTATACAGGAGAGTGGATGTTGCACAGTTTTGGCTAAAAATTTGGCATATGCTTACGAAAAAATGGTATTAATGTTATCAAATCCACAATCACGATAA
- the LOC143147202 gene encoding ATP-binding cassette sub-family C member 4 produces MDTSNVKSNPNPREKANLLSVLVWWWTIGLFKTGYKKVLQRNDLYDPLKTDRSNILGDRLEKRWNIEVENSKKYKRRPSLLKAIFRTFLWEYFILGLMQILNEFVLRLGTPMLLGGLLRYFRKNTNETYETALLYAGGICLATAVNVITFNQAIFGAFHVGAKIRVAACSVVYRKALRLSKTALGETAPGKVVNLVANDVNRFDLVSIFIHYMWSAPLSGLIIAYILYIEAGYAGLIGIAAVFIVVPIQSYTGKLSSKFRLQTAIKTDERVRLMDEIISGVQVIKMYAWEKPFCALIEMARKLELQVVTKSSYIRGIYMTFNLFTTRMALFCTLISMLLFGNELSADTVFVFSSYFNILAHTMSGMFVRGFAEIAECMVAVRRLQHFLMYEEFQDNGFTINKLAASLNGSINNDSKQTNKTSGNDLPYIDDDIDAYENLDESAEKRRHNGLVVVASDLLKNTANLIGEKKRSSIVNEESSSAVKMVHVTAKWEPGQSENTLDCVNLEIEKGKMYAVIGMVGMGKSSFLSAILGEIDVTEGHVKVNGTLSYAGQEAWVFGSTVRQNILFGQPYERHRYQRVVKACSLLRDFQQFPQGDQTVVGERGSSLSGGQKARINLARSLYRQADIYLLDDPLSAVDTHVSKHLFEECMQRYLAGKTRILVTHQLQYAKNVDSIILIEHGKVTLFSSYSDLLNQRPEYCQLLAEETETKDDSSLEKNVMRRQFSSSSTRSRTPEASSGGTDDEEEDEDSEKQNDGLEGTSRGTVKGPIFIKYFRTGANLCLVLTVLLMFICTQITVSLNDYFVPILVNAEEARHYTLAQLSLNSTTNDTSIDNSNLSSMYNYIYIYTAIVVGIFSIGITRSLTFYKVCILCNQKLHDMAFNALIRTGMRFFDTNPSGRILNRFSKDMGAIDELLPKAILDASQICLLMVGSLVVSCIVNPLFLIPIVFLGTVFYWIRKVFLKTSKNIKRMEGITRSPVFTHLNATLNGLTTIRAYCAQDILKKEFDKLQDVHTSTVYMYVVASTAFGFSLDIFCFVFTSLVTFSFLLLQQAFSGGEVGLAITQVMAMTGMIQWGMRQNAEVANQMMSVERVLEYTQITPEPNLRDKGKFAKKTEKEVVALPANAPKNWPIEGLIEFKNVYMRYAEDEPPVLKNLNLVIHSGEKVGVVGRTGAGKSSLISALFRLAKVEGPMEIDGIDTGTICLEDLRRNISIIPQDPVLFSGTLRRNLDPFNEFSDKALWEALEEVELKDSVITAGLESRVSDRGSNYSVGQRQLVCLARAILRNNRILMLDEATANVDPQTDALIQHTIRKKFAKCTVLTVAHRLNTIMDSDKVLVMDKGRMAEYDHPHILLQNNYSHFTSLVKETDRSMYDQLVRVAKQSYIAKYGER; encoded by the exons ATGGACACAAGCAACGTGAAATCGAATCCGAACCCCCGAGAAAAGGCGAATTTACTATCAGTATTAGTTTGGTG GTGGACTATAGGTTTATTCAAGACAGGCTACAAAAAGGTACTACAGAGGAACGATTTGTATGATCCCTTGaagaccgatcgatcgaacataCTTGGGGACAGACTAGAGAA aCGATGGAACATCGAAgtagaaaattcaaagaaatacAAACGCCGACCGAGCCTATTAAAGGCTATTTTTCGTACCTTTTTGTGGGAGTACTTTATACTCGGTCTTATGCAGATACTGAACGAATTTGTATTGAG GTTAGGGACACCAATGCTACTGGGTGGGCTTTTGCGGTACTTCAGAAAGAACACGAACGAAACATACGAGACTGCGCTCTTGTACGCGGGAGGTATCTGTCTGGCGACGGCGGTGAACGTTATTACATTTAATCAAGCGATCTTCGGCGCATTCCATGTGGGCGCGAAAATTAGGGTTGCCGCTTGTTCCGTTGTTTATCGGAAG GCGCTGCGGCTCAGTAAAACTGCGTTAGGCGAGACAGCGCCAGGAAAAGTAGTGAATTTAGTGGCCAACGATGTCAACAGGTTTGATCTTGTTTCCATTTTCATTCACTATATGTGGTCTGCCCCGCTCTCCGGATTGATCATAGCCTACATTCTCTACATCGAGGCTGGATATGCTGGTCTAATCGGCATTGCTGCAGTGTTTATAGTCGTGCCAATTCAAT CTTACACGGGAAAGTTATCTTCGAAGTTTAGACTGCAAACGGCCATCAAAACCGACGAAAGAGTGCGCCTGATGGACGAGATCATATCGGGCGTGCAGGTGATAAAAATGTATGCCTGGGAGAAACCCTTCTGCGCTTTAATCGAGATGGCGCGCAAGTTGGAATTGCAAGTGGTCACAAAGAGTTCTTACATTAGAGGCATCTACATGACGTTCAACTTGTTTACCACGAGAATGGCCCTTTTCTGTACCCTTATCAGCATGTTGTTGTTTGGAAACGAATTGTCGGCGGACACCGTCTTCGTTTTCTCATCTTACTTCAATATATTGGCGCACACTATGTCAGGGATGTTCGTTCGTGGTTTTGCGGAAATAGCCGAATGCATGGTAGCCGTACGTAGACTGCAACACTTTTTGATGTACGAGGAATTCCAGGACAACGGATTCACGATAAATAAGTTAGCCGCCAGCCTCAATGGGAGCATCAACAACGACTCTAAACAGACCAATAAAACGTCCGGGAACGATTTACCCTATATAGACGACGACATAGATGCCTACGAGAATCTCGACGAATCGGCGGAGAAAAGGAGGCATAACGGGCTCGTTGTTGTCGCCAGTGACTTGTTAAAAAACACTGCGAATCTCATAGGAG AAAAAAAGCGTTCCTCGATCGTGAACGAAGAATCGTCAAGTGCAGTAAAAATGGTCCACGTAACGGCCAAGTGGGAGCCTGGTCAATCAGAGAACACTCTTGACTGTGTCAATCTTGAGATTGAAAAAGGGAAGATGTACGCGGTGATAGGAATGGTAGGGATGGGGAAGAGTTCGTTCTTGTCCGCAATACTTGGAGAAATAGACGTGACAGAAGGTCACGTGAAGGTAAATGGAACTTTGAGCTATGCCGGCCAAGAAGCTTGGGTTTTTGGGTCCACTGTTAGACAGAATATACTTTTTGGGCAACCTTACGAACGCCATCGGTATCAAAGGGTTGTTAAAGCATGTTCTCTGCTCCGAGACTTCCAACAGTTTCCACAGGGTGATCAGACAGTTGTTGGAGAAAGAGGCAGTTCTCTATCAGGTGGACAAAAAGCTAGGATCAATTTGGCTAGGTCCCTCTATAGGCAGGCAGACATTTATTTGCTAGATGATCCCTTAAGTGCT GTGGATACTCATGTCAGTAAGCATTTGTTCGAGGAATGTATGCAACGATACCTAGCTGGAAAAACCAGAATTTTGGTTACTCATCAGCTACAATATGCAAAAAATGTCGATTCCATTATACTAATAGAGCACGGAAAAGTCACTCTATTTTCTAGTTATTCAGATCTGTTGAATCAGCGACCAGAATACTGTCAGCTGTTGGCAGAAGAGACTGAAACAAAGGACGATTCTTCTTTGGAGAAAAACGTAATGCGGAGACAATTCTCATCGTCGAGCACCAGA AGTCGAACGCCTGAAGCCAGTAGTGGGGGAACAGACGACGAAGAGGAGGATGAAGACTCCGAAAAACAAAACGATGGCCTCGAAGGAACGTCTCGTGGAACGGTGAAGGGACCAATCTTCATAAAGTACTTTCGAACTGGTGCCAATTTGTGTCTTGTACTTACAGTTCTTTTAATGTTTATTTGCACGCAAATCACCGTTAGTCTCAATGACTATTTTGTTCCTATCTT agtAAACGCAGAAGAAGCGCGGCATTATACACTTGCGCAATTGAGCCTGAATTCTACTACCAATGATACATCAATAGATAACTCAAACTTGTCGTCAATGTAcaattacatatatatttacacgGCTATAGTGGTTGGAATATTCTCCATTGGAATTACTAGGTCTTTAACATTTTACAAAGTATGCATATTGTGCAATCAAAAGCTGCACGATATGGCATTCAATGCTCTCATCAGAACGGGCATGAGGTTTTTTGACACCAATCCCAGTGGTCGAATCCTTAATAGATTCTCAAAAGACATGGGAGCAATTGATGAATTACTACCAAAAGCTATACTAGATGCTAGCCAGATATGTTTGTTGATGGTTGGGTCCTTAGTGGTATCCTGCATCGTTAATCCCCTTTTTCTAATTCCCATAGTCTTTTTGGGTACCGTCTTTTACTGGATACGAAAAGTCTTTCTTAAAACCAGCAAAAATATCAAACGGATGGAAGGAATTA CCCGTTCCCCTGTATTCACTCACTTGAATGCCACACTCAATGGACTGACTACTATTAGGGCTTATTGTGCACAGGACATACTAAAGAAAGAATTTGACAAACTACAAGACGTTCACACATCCACTGTTTATATGTATGTAGTAGCAAGCACTGCCTTTGGATTTTCTTTGGACATTTTTTGCTTCGTGTTCACTTCATTGGTCACCTTCAGTTTCCTTTTATTACAACAAG CTTTTTCTGGAGGTGAAGTGGGTTTAGCCATCACTCAGGTGATGGCCATGACCGGTATGATTCAATGGGGTATGCGACAAAATGCTGAAGTGGCGAATCAAATGATGTCCGTGGAACGTGTGTTGGAATACACGCAAATAACGCCCGAACCGAATCTACGTGACAAAGGAAAGTTCGCGAAGAAAACTGAGAAGGAGGTAGTTGCACTTCCTGCTAACGCACCAAAGAACTGGCCTATAGAAGGATTGATCGAATTCAAAAATGTTTACATGCGATACGCGGAGGATGAACCTCCAGTATTGAAAAATCTAAATCTTGTCATCCATTCGGGTGAAAAA GTTGGTGTCGTGGGTAGGACAGGCGCTGGGAAATCGTCTTTAATATCTGCCTTATTTAGGCTAGCGAAAGTGGAGGGACCTATGGAGATTGATGGCATAGACACTGGAACCATTTGTTTAGAAGACCTGCGACGAAATATATCAATCATTCCACAGGATCCTGTTTTATTCTCTGGCACATTGAGACGTAACTTGGATCCCTTTAATGAATTCTCTGACAAAGCTTTATGGGAAGCGCTCGAAGAG GTTGAGTTAAAGGATTCTGTCATCACTGCCGGATTAGAAAGTCGAGTGTCGGATAGAGGGAGCAATTATAGCGTTGGTCAAAGGCAATTGGTTTGCTTGGCGAGAGCTATCTTGCGGAACAATCGAATACTCATGCTTGACGAGGCAACTGCAAATGTAGACCCACAAACGGATGCTTTGATTCAACATACGATAAGGAAGAAATTTGCTAAATGCACTGTACTTACTGTTGCTCATCGGTTGAACACCATTATGGACAGCGATAAAGTGTTAGTCATGGATAAAGGTCGCATGGCG GAATATGATCATCCACATATATTGCTCCAAAACAATTATAGTCACTTTACATCGTTGGTAAAAGAAACTGATCGTTCTATGTACGACCAATTAGTCAGGGTTGCAAAGCAATCTTATATTGCCAAATACGGAGAACGATGA